The proteins below are encoded in one region of Rhododendron vialii isolate Sample 1 chromosome 7a, ASM3025357v1:
- the LOC131333836 gene encoding uncharacterized protein LOC131333836 has protein sequence MAALTWLFLSKPSSQTLLRQSLNPSFSPTDTPTVFHFLRSLHSLVSPQFDVRRRTISPPSQHSRGLSSAADYEPEDSGGASVAPALNLDDRVPATVITGFLGSGKTTLLNHILTAQHGKQIAVIENEFGEVDIDGALVASHSSSNEEIVMVNNGCLCCTVRGDLVKMLLELVKKKRDKFDHIVIETTGLAKPGPVIETFCTDELVSRHVKLDGVVTLVDSKHAMQHLNEVKPRFVVNEAVEQIAYADRIIVNKTDLVTEAELECLVKRIKHINVIAQIKLAKYGVVDMDFVLGVGGYDLERIDSEVKPDSSHCASHNHESGHDHHKGHHHDHKHDSSVSSVSIVSEGTLDLDEVDDWLERIIEEKGDDLYRMKGVLSVNDSDTRYVLQGVHSMLDGCPGKAWGPDEKRINKLVFIGRNLDETALRKGFNGCIV, from the exons ATGGCCGCTCTCACCTGGCTCTTCCTCTCAAAACCCTCATCCCAAACCCTCCTCCGCCAATCCCTCAACCCTAGCTTTTCCCCTACTGACACTCCCACCGTTTTCCACTTCCTCAGAAGCCTCCACTCCCTCGTTTCCCCACAATTCGATGTCCGTCGCCGAACGATTTCCCCTCCTTCCCAGCATTCCAGAGGCCTTTCCTCTGCTGCCGACTACGAGCCCGAAGATTCCGGTGGTGCATCCGTTGCCCCCGCATTAAACCTCGACGATCGCGTCCCCGCCACGGTGATCACGGGCTTTCTCGGCTCCGGAAAG ACTACTCTGTTGAATCATATCCTGACAGCTCAACACGGAAAACAGATTGCTGTCATTGAAAATGAG TTTGGTGAAGTGGATATTGATGGTGCATTAGTTGCTAGTCATTCCTCATCCAATGAGGAAATCGTTATGGTTAACAATGGTTGTCTCTGTTGTACGGTTCGTGGGGATCTAGTTAAAATGCTTTTGGAGTTGGTTAAGAAGAAGCGAGACAAATTTGATCATATTGTAATAGAAACAACAG GCCTTGCAAAGCCAGGTCCTGTTATTGAAACATTCTGTACGGATGAGCTGGTTTCACGTCACGTTAAACTCGATGGGGTTGTTACTTTGGTTGACTCTAAGCATGCCATGCAACATTTGAATGAGGTGAAACCAAGATTTGTGGTGAATGAGGCGGTGGAACAAATTGCTTACGCAGATCGTATTATTGTAAACAAG ACTGATCTGGTGACCGAGGCTGAGTTGGAGTGTTTGGTGAAGAGAATTAAG CATATTAATGTTATAGCTCAAATAAAGCTTGCTAAATATGGTGTTGTCGACATGGACTTTGTTTTGGGGGTCGGAGGCTATGATCTTGAAAG AATTGATTCAGAAGTTAAGCCAGACAGTTCTCATTGTGCTAGTCATAATCATGAGAGTGGGCATG ACCACCACAAGGGACATCATCACGACCATAAACATGATTCTTCCGTCTCCAGTGTCAGTATTGTTTCGGAGGGTACCCTTGATCTTGACGAG GTTGACGATTGGCTTGAAAGaataattgaagaaaagggGGACGACTTGTACAGGATGAAAGGGGTTTTGTCTGTTAATGATTCTGATACGCGTTACGTTCTTCAG GGAGTGCATTCCATGTTGGATGGTTGTCCAGGAAAGGCATGGGGACCCGATGAGAAAAGGATTAATAAGCTGGTCTTCATAGGTAGGAACTTGGATGAAACTGCACTAAGAAAAGGTTTCAACGGTTGTATAGTGTGA